One region of Phragmites australis chromosome 18, lpPhrAust1.1, whole genome shotgun sequence genomic DNA includes:
- the LOC133898923 gene encoding heterogeneous nuclear ribonucleoprotein 1-like has protein sequence MATKLVVLGIPWDVDTEGLREYMAKFGPLDDCVVMKERSSGRSRGFGYVTFSSADDAKNVLECEHVLGNRTLEVKIATPKEEMKSQGTKKATRIFVARIPQSVDESMFRRHFEAFGEILDLYMPKEHGSKGHRGIGFITFQSAESVDSIMQESHELDGTTIVVDRATPKDEDVRYPPSRPSQGGYGAYNSYISAATRYAALGARTLYDHPGSAYGRGYYGSSQGIGKKIFVGRLPQEANTDDLRQYFGRFGRIVDAYIPKDPKRSGHRGFGFVTFADEGVADRVARRSHEILGHEVAIDTAAPLEGDSTTGGYMEPMDLYGAYGSMRSFGRFCGSLDYDYGYGPSGSSRSRADWRYRPY, from the exons ATGGCTACAAAGCTGGTG GTTCTGGGTATCCCCTGGGATGTTGATACTGAAGGATTACGAGAGTACATGGCCAAGTTTGGACCCCTAGATGATTGCGTCGTCATGAAG GAGCGCTCTTCTGGTCGATCTCGTGGTTTTGGCTATGTAACGTTCTCATCAGCTGATGATGCAAAG AATGTTCTTGAGTGTGAGCATGTTCTTGGGAACCGGACTTTAGAAGTGAAGATAGCAACTCCAAAG GAAGAAATGAAATCACAAGGAACAAAGAAAGCTACTAGAATATTTGTTGCTCGAATTCCACAATCCGTGGATGAATCAATGTTTCGTAG GCATTTTGAAGCCTTTGGAGAAATTCTTGATCTGTACATGCCAAAG GAACATGGTTCAAAAGGGCATCGTGGAATTGGGTTTATCACTTTTCAGAGTGCAG AATCTGTGGACAGCATCATGCAAGAGTCGCATGAGCTTGATGGTACAACTATAGTTGTTGACCGTGCAACTCCGAAG GATGAAGATGTCAGATACCCCCCGAGCAGGCCATCTCAGGGTGGCTATGGTGCATACAACTCATACATTTCAGCTGCTACCAGGTATGCAGCTTTGGGTGCACGAACACTGTATGATCATCCAGGATCAGCTTATGGAA GAGGTTACTATGGATCCTCCCAAGGAATAGGCAAAAAGATATTTGTTGGTAGGCTTCCACAAGAAGCAAACACTGATGACCTTAGGCAATACTTCGGTAGATTTGGGCGAATCGTAGATGCATATATTCCAAAG GACCCTAAAAGAAGTGGCCACCGTGGTTTTGGTTTTGTCACCTTTGCTGATGAGGGCGTGGCAGATCGGGTAGCTCGCAGAAGCCATGAAATTCTGGGACATGAG GTTGCAATAGACACAGCTGCACCGCTCGAGGGTGATTCAACTACCGGTGGTTACATGGAACCCATGGACCTTTATGGAGCTTATGGTTCAATGCGATCTTTTGGCAGGTTCTGTGGCAGTCTAGACTATGAT TACGGATATGGTCCCAGCGGAAGTAGCAGATCAAGAGCAGATTGGCGATATAGACCTTATTAA